A part of Aegilops tauschii subsp. strangulata cultivar AL8/78 chromosome 2, Aet v6.0, whole genome shotgun sequence genomic DNA contains:
- the LOC109753558 gene encoding uncharacterized protein gives MAALAASRRLLLLLRPELEPCLRSRALNPYSGRARWAGGLRRAPPLVSCRRGFSDEGGAYAAKNNAPDEQFLQLSLDEGEGDDVVPGISESVVKDAKKSAIELLAVRAFSVSELRKKLCGKNYSVDTVDSVIADFKSRGLLNDGYYAESFSRSRWQSSTWGPRRIKQALRQKGVPEAEVDQATRSVFQDDRGDEDQASHGLSEASMDHLFAQASKQWLRGSSLPLEKRRARIVRWLQYRGFSWGVTNSIIRKLEAQHPP, from the exons ATGGCGGCGCTGGCCGcgagccgccgcctcctcctcctgctccggCCGGAGCTGGAGCCGTGCCTGCGCTCCCGCGCCCTTAACCCCTATTCCGGCCG GGCGAGGTGGGCGGGCGGCCTCCGGCGCGCGCCTCCGCTGGTGAGCTGCCGGCGAGGTTTCTCCGACGAGGGGGGCGCGTACGCCG CGAAGAACAATGCTCCGGACGAGCAGTTCCTGCAGCTCTCGTTGGACGAGGGAGAAGGCGATGACGTGGTGCCTGGAATCAGCGAAAGCGTGGTGAAGGATGCGAAGAAGAGCGCCATTGAGCTGCTTGCTGTCAG GGCATTCAGTGTTTCTGAGCTCAGGAAGAAACTATGTGGTAAGAATTATTCTGTCGACACAGTCGACTCTGTGATTGCTGATTTCAAGTCAAG GGGTCTGTTGAATGATGGTTATTATGCGGAATCATTTTCACGATCCCGGTGGCAGTCATCAACTTGGGGTCCAAGGCGTATAAAGCAG GCGCTTCGCCAGAAAGGGGTGCCAGAGGCCGAAGTGGACCAGGCGACGAGGAGCGTGTTCCAGGACGACCGTGGTGACGAAGACCAGGCCTCACATGGCCTCTCAGAAGCTTCCATGGATCATCTCTTTGCTCAGGCCTCGAAGCAGTGGCTGCGAGGGAGCAGCTTGCCCCTGGAGAAGCGGCGTGCGCGCATCGTGAGGTGGCTTCAGTACAGAGGGTTCAGCTGGGGCGTGACCAACTCCATTATCAGGAAGCTGGAGGCACAGCACCCCCCCTGA
- the LOC109753559 gene encoding plant cysteine oxidase 3 has product MAWGAPARAQSSRVQALYDLCRRTFPSPSPSSAAAPAAPPPASAVRAISSLMDTISPADVGLRDDSLGDGGGGHGFFDSTFVKGAARAARWAQPITYLHVYECDAFSIGIFCLPTSAVIPLHDHPGMTVLSKILYGSMHVKSYDWVEPTVVASNRQVRLAKLHADDVLTAPCPTTVLYPQSGGNLHSFTSVASCAVLDVLAPPYAEDAGRICTYFNDYPFSSFSSGRAKTVDSPDNYAWIEAINSPVYINMRPGMYTGPTVQDRLS; this is encoded by the exons ATGGCGTGGGGCGCGCCCGCGCGGGCGCAGTCGTCGCGGGTGCAGGCCCTCTACGACCTCTGCAGGCGCaccttcccctccccctccccctcctccgccgccgccccggccgcccctCCGCCGGCCAGCGCCGTCCGCGCCATATCCTCCCTCATGG ATACTATCAGCCCCGCGGACGTCGGGCTCAGGGACGACAGCctcggggacggcggcggcgggcacgggTTCTTCGACTCCACCTTCGTCAAGGGCGCGGCCAGGGCGGCCAGGTGGGCGCAGCCCATCACCTACCTGCACGTCTACGAGTGCGACGCCTTCTCT ATTGGAATATTCTGCTTGCCAACTTCAGCGGTCATTCCTCTTCATGATCATCCAGGAATGACTGTACTGAGCAAAATCCTATATGGTTCGATGCATGTGAAATCATATGACTGGGTAGAGCCTACTGTTGTAGCGAGTAATCGACAAG TGAGACTGGCCAAGTTACATGCAGATGATGTTCTTACTGCTCCATGTCCAACTACCGTTCTGTATCCCCAAAGTGGCGGGAACCTACACTCCTTCACTTCAGTTGCCTCTTGTGCTGTTCTTGATGTACTTGCCCCACCATATGCTGAAGATGCTGGTCGAATTTGCACCTATTTTAATGATTATCCATTTTCTAGCTTCT CAAGCGGACGCGCAAAGACAGTTGACAGCCCAGATAATTATGCCTGGATTGAAGCCATAAACTCACCTGTGTACATTAACATGCGCCCTGGCATGTATACTGGCCCGACTGTACAG GACCGCCTATCATAA
- the LOC109753557 gene encoding F-box/kelch-repeat protein At5g15710 — protein MDVNMRELAARLTAAASAGARAAAAAARPTSPSRPRTRPRGLDEETCAATPAPSAAAAPPADVPMDADVWAALPDDLLLEVLARVPPFLLPRLRAVSRRWAAAVPRGPAFLAAHAAAPSHGPCVLAFARGGPAPAHCAALSLPLRARYRLPLAFLPAWDLWLVGSSGGLVCFSGFDASSVFRTIVCNPLTQAWRVLPEMHHNQQRQLVLAVDRKLRSFKVIATSDVYGETLPTEVYDSKADRWSVHQMMPAENLCSSKMAFCDSRLYLETLSPLGLMMYRVDAGKWEHIPAKFPRSLLDGYLVAGARKRLFLVGRIGLYSTLQSMRIWELDHGRTVWVEISRMPPKYFRALLRLSAERFECFGQDNLICFTSWNQGRGLLYDVDKKAWSWIAGCASQLCNTQFCFYEPRFDTSIY, from the coding sequence ATGGACGTCAACATGCGCGAGCTGGCGGCGCGGCtgacggcggcggcgtcggcgggggcgcgcgcggcggcggcggccgcccGCCCCACCAGCCCGTCGCGCCCCCGCACCCGGCCGCGGGGCCTCGACGAGGAGACCTGCGCCGCCACGCCCGCCCCCTCGGCCgcggccgcgccgcccgccgacgtGCCCATGGACGCCGACGTCTGGGCGGCGCTCCCGGACGACCTGCTCCTCGAGGTGCTCGCCCGGGTCCCGCCCttcctcctcccgcgcctccgCGCCGTCTCCCGCCGCTGGGCCGCCGCGGTGCCGCGCGGCCCGGCCTTCCTCGCCGcgcacgccgccgcgccctcccaCGGGCCCTGCGTGCTCGCCTTCGCCCGGGGCGGACCCGCCCCCGCCCACTGCGCCGCGCTCAGCCTGCCCCTCCGCGCGCGCTACCGGCTGCCCCTCGCCTTCCTCCCCGCCTGGGACCTCTGGCTCGTCGGCTCCTCGGGCGGCCTCGTCTGCTTCTCCGGCTTCGACGCCTCCTCCGTCTTCCGCACCATCGTCTGCAACCCGCTCACGCAGGCCTGGCGGGTGCTCCCGGAGATGCATCACAACCAGCAGCGCCAGCTCGTGCTCGCCGTCGACCGGAAGCTCCGCTCCTTCAAGGTCATCGCCACCAGCGACGTCTACGGGGAGACGCTCCCCACCGAGGTCTACGACTCCAAGGCGGACAGATGGTCGGTGCACCAGATGATGCCCGCCGAGAACCTCTGCTCCTCCAAGATGGCCTTCTGCGACTCCCGGCTGTACCTAGAGACGCTCTCGCCGCTCGGGCTCATGATGTACAGAGTGGATGCCGGCAAATGGGAGCATATACCAGCGAAATTCCCACGGTCGCTGCTCGATGGGTATCTCGTCGCCGGAGCTCGCAAAAGGCTCTTCTTAGTGGGGAGGATCGGGCTTTACAGCACGCTGCAGAGTATGAGGATCTGGGAGCTGGATCATGGCAGGACTGTCTGGGTGGAAATCAGCAGGATGCCGCCCAAGTACTTCAGGGCTCTGTTGAGGTTGTCCGCGGAGAGATTTGAGTGCTTTGGGCAGGACAACCTCATCTGTTTCACCTCATGGAACCAGGGCAGAGGTCTCCTATACGACGTGGACAAGAAGGCTTGGTCGTGGATTGCTGGCTGCGCAAGCCAATTGTGCAATACCCAGTTCTGCTTCTACGAGCCAAGATTTGACACATCGATCTATTGA
- the LOC109753552 gene encoding phosphatidylinositol 4-kinase gamma 6, with amino-acid sequence MSPNLEGTLKSQVPTLLLRRLFGAGARRDEAAAKHHHHQAPPPPAGRRRVFVQTESGCVLGMDLDRGDNAHTVKRRLQLALNVPTGGTSLTFGDRVLENDLSSVRHDSPLLLTRNSIHRSCSTPCLCPVSEDFEQKDCSGLVEILGSSSGSVRRLVDDVAAGIMGGLDPVPIDSGLGGSYYFRNDEGDRVAIVKPTDEEPFAPNNPKGFTGRALGQPGLKKSVRVGETGFREVAAYLLDHENFANVPATALVKITHSVFNINRPMNGGTPAHDHKPQVTSKIASFQQFIAHDFDASDHGTSSFPVAAVHRIGILDIRIFNTDRHGGNVLVRKLDGGTGRFGCQTELFPIDHGLCLPENLEDPYFEWIHWAQASIPFSEEELEYISKLDPMRDAAMLRGELPMIREACLRVLILCTIFLKEAAAFGLCLAEIGEMMTREFRGMEEEPSKLEVVCMEARRKVDEWEPFSPSVEQGEDMDFQFSMDVLGGYSDVIRSPRFNCSGLKGSFRNPLTKLVESMNEDGDDEEDRKEPSMHSSDRFSSADFSTPSLHRTTSSKTSSNSSMHAPNRSADEQLPSSLCFVRLSDMSAEEWHVFVEKFQELLKEALEECKAAAGQRMKQRLGTSCKF; translated from the coding sequence atgtccCCCAACCTGGAGGGCACGCTCAAGAGCCAGGTGCCGACGCTGCTCCTCCGGCGCCTCTTCGGCGCCGGGGCGCGCCGGGATGAGGCCGCGGCCAAGCACCACCACCAtcaggcgccgccgccgccggcggggaggcggcgggTGTTCGTGCAGACGGAGTCCGGGTGCGTGCTGGGCATGGACCTGGACCGCGGCGACAACGCGCACACCGTCAAGCGCCGGCTGCAGCTCGCCCTCAACGTGCCCACCGGCGGGACCTCGCTCACCTTCGGCGACCGCGTCCTGGAGAACGACctctcctccgtccgccacgacTCGCCGCTGCTGCTCACCCGCAACAGCATCCACCGCAGCTGCTCCACCCCGTGCCTCTGCCCGGTCTCCGAGGACTTCGAGCAGAAGGACTGCAGCGGACTGGTTGAGATACTGGGGTCGTCGAGCGGCAGCGTGAGGCGCCTCGTCGACGACGTGGCCGCCGGCATAATGGGCGGGCTGGATCCGGTCCCCATTGACAGTGGCCTTGGCGGCTCCTACTACTTCAGGAATGATGAGGGCGACAGAGTCGCCATTGTCAAGCCGACAGATGAGGAGCCGTTTGCCCCGAACAACCCGAAAGGGTTCACCGGGAGAGCGCTTGGCCAGCCGGGACTGAAGAAGTCCGTCCGGGTAGGGGAGACAGGGTTCAGGGAGGTTGCGGCGTACCTGTTGGACCATGAAAACTTCGCAAATGTTCCTGCAACGGCTCTGGTGAAGATAACACACTCAGTTTTCAATATCAATCGTCCGATGAACGGCGGCACTCCGGCTCATGACCATAAGCCGCAAGTCACCAGTAAGATTGCTTCATTTCAGCAGTTCATCGCTCATGACTTCGATGCCAGTGACCACGGCACTTCGAGCTTCCCGGTTGCTGCTGTTCACAGGATCGGCATATTAGACATCAGGATTTTCAACACTGACAGGCATGGTGGTAATGTCCTGGTGAGGAAGCTTGATGGAGGCACCGGCCGCTTTGGTTGCCAGACAGAGCTGTTCCCAATTGATCATGGGCTGTGCTTGCCGGAGAACTTGGAGGACCCTTATTTCGAGTGGATACACTGGGCGCAGGCGTCAATTCCGTTCTCCGAGGAAGAGCTCGAGTACATAAGCAAACTTGATCCAATGAGGGATGCTGCAATGCTGCGCGGAGAACTGCCCATGATACGTGAGGCTTGCCTCCGAGTCCTTATCCTGTGCACAATCTTCCTCAAGGAAGCTGCTGCTTTCGGGCTTTGCTTGGCAGAGATAGGTGAGATGATGACCAGGGAATTCAGAGGAATGGAGGAGGAACCCAGCAAACTGGAGGTTGTGTGCATGGAAGCCAGGAGGAAAGTAGACGAATGGGAACCCTTCTCCCCTAGTGTTGAACAAGGAGAGGACATGGATTTCCAGTTCTCGATGGATGTGTTAGGAGGGTACAGTGATGTGATTCGATCGCCAAGATTCAATTGCTCGGGCCTGAAGGGCAGCTTCAGAAATCCTCTGACAAAGCTCGTGGAGAGCATGAACGAggacggtgatgatgaagaagatcGCAAGGAGCCTTCCATGCACTCATCTGATCGATTCTCATCCGCTGACTTCAGCACGCCCAGTCTTCACAGAACCACCAGTTCAAAAACTAGTTCGAACAGCAGCATGCACGCCCCGAACAGGAGCGCAGACGAGCAGCTCCCATCGAGCTTGTGCTTTGTCAGGTTGTCGGACATGAGCGCAGAGGAGTGGCACGTCTTCGTCGAGAAGTTCCAGGAGCTGCTGAAAGAAGCGCTGGAGGAATGCAAGGCGGCCGCGGGGCAGCGGATGAAGCAACGGCTGGGCACCTCCTGCAAATTTTGA
- the LOC109753585 gene encoding uncharacterized protein At5g50100, chloroplastic — MASSLARLGAALPRARPLAAAAAVAAARTPPRGARWDPAAPRPASLYARRCQAHSDVKAPPASESKDAGTSSQGWRIKMLYDGECPLCMREVNMLRERNKSYGAINFVDISSKDYSPKDNQDLDYETAMGRIHAILSDGTIVTDVEAFRRLYEEVGLGWVYAVTKYEPVATIANAVYGVWAKYRMEVTGRPPLEEIFAARRQAGECKDDKACKM; from the exons ATGGCGAGCTCGCTGGCCCGCCTGGGGGCGGCGCTGCCCCGCGCGCGCCCGCTCGCcgccgcggcggcggtggcggcggcgcggaccCCGCCGCGGGGAGCGCGGTGGgaccccgccgccccacgccccGCCTCGCTGTACG CTCGCAGGTGCCAGGCTCACTCGGACGTGAAGGCGCCCCCTGCATCGGAGTCCAAGGATGCGGGGACCTCGTCCCAGGGCTGGAGGATCAAGATGCTCTACGATGGTGAATGCCCGCTCTGTATGCGTGAG GTAAACATGTTGAGggaaaggaacaaatcctatggAGCTATAAATTTTGTCGACATCAGCTCGAAGGATTACTCTCCGAAGGACAATCAGGATCTTGATTATGAAACT GCGATGGGGAGGATACATGCCATTCTCTCAGATGGAACTATCGTCACAGATGTTGAG GCATTCAGAAGGCTTTATGAGGAAGTTGGACTCGGATGGGTTTATGCAGTTACTAAATATGAGCCT GTGGCTACCATAGCAAATGCAGTATATGGTGTATGGGCCAAATACCGTATGGAAGTTACAG GTCGACCTCCCCTGGAGGAAATTTTTGCGGCCCGAAGACAAGCG GGTGAATGTAAAGATGATAAAGCATGCAAGATGTGA